DNA sequence from the Leptospirillum ferrooxidans C2-3 genome:
AGGGCAAGAAATCTCCATCGGGCGGCTAAAATGATCGTGGTTTCCGGTTCGTTTCCCAGAACAAAAGCGCAGTGGGAACTTTTGCCAGGTATAGGACCGTCCACTGCAGGAGCAATTGCATCGATTGCTTTTGGGGAAAGGGAGCCGATTCTCGATGCGAACGTTCGTAGGGTCAATCGCCGTCTTTTTCAGTTCATGGATTCCCCTGAAAAAGGAGACAAGCTCGAATATCTCTGGAACATTTCACGAGCGTTTGTCGAATTGCCGGGAGACTCTCCCGGAGAGGTCAATCAGGCGTTGATGGACCTCGGTGCAACTGTTTGCCGGATCAGGGCTCCCTTGTGTGATGAATGTCCCCTCTCCTCCCAATGCCTGACGTCCCGTTTTTCTCTTGATTCCAGTTTGCCAATAATGAAAAGAGGTTTCCGAAGGAAGGTCATCAGAACAGCCCTTGTTCTTCCGCCTGAAAAAGGGCTTACCCTTGTGATCCGCTCGGGAGGACGTTTTTTGGAAGGACTCTGGGATTTTCCCGGGGATGTCATGGATGAAGTGGCTTCTTCAGAAAAAACAGGGAGGATGATTGGCAGGGTTTCTCATGTTTATACCCATATCGAGGAAGAGGTGTTGATTATCGAAGTGGATGTTCTGCCAACAGGGTCTGAAAACGCAAGGGTATTCCCCGGAATCGGAGAGGCAAGGGAGGTTCCCCTGACCGGGGCAGCCAAAAAGGTTATGCGCGTTCTTGAGAAACGGGAGTTATTCAAAACCAATGGATGACCCTGTCACCGGCTTTATTTCCGGTTCCTTGCCGGTAAGCCTGTCAAGAAGACTTTG
Encoded proteins:
- a CDS encoding A/G-specific adenine glycosylase is translated as MTGKGLFLETISRSVDQEDLLAGRASFNFLEARDRLLGWYGNVARKLPWRDPITPYRVWVSEIMLQQTTVSAVVGYFERFMVRFPSVDLLAESSENDLLKLWEGLGYYQRARNLHRAAKMIVVSGSFPRTKAQWELLPGIGPSTAGAIASIAFGEREPILDANVRRVNRRLFQFMDSPEKGDKLEYLWNISRAFVELPGDSPGEVNQALMDLGATVCRIRAPLCDECPLSSQCLTSRFSLDSSLPIMKRGFRRKVIRTALVLPPEKGLTLVIRSGGRFLEGLWDFPGDVMDEVASSEKTGRMIGRVSHVYTHIEEEVLIIEVDVLPTGSENARVFPGIGEAREVPLTGAAKKVMRVLEKRELFKTNG